In a genomic window of Candidatus Binataceae bacterium:
- the ispF gene encoding 2-C-methyl-D-erythritol 2,4-cyclodiphosphate synthase — translation MRYRVGQGFDFHPLEAGRKLVLGGVEIAHEKGLRGHSDADVAAHALSNAILGAIGEGDLGRHFPDNDPRYAGADSIRLLREVWQLAASRGWRLVNADLTIVAQAPKLKPYLDEMRTRLAAALGVDQTSLNIKASSPESLGALGRGDGMASAAIVMLEAD, via the coding sequence ATGCGATACAGAGTAGGGCAGGGTTTTGATTTTCATCCCCTCGAGGCGGGCCGCAAGCTCGTGCTCGGCGGAGTTGAAATCGCGCACGAGAAGGGATTGCGCGGGCATTCCGATGCCGACGTCGCCGCGCATGCGCTCTCCAACGCGATCCTGGGCGCAATCGGCGAAGGCGACCTCGGCCGGCATTTCCCGGACAATGATCCCCGCTATGCCGGCGCTGACAGTATCCGATTGCTGCGTGAGGTATGGCAGCTCGCGGCCTCGCGCGGATGGCGCCTCGTCAACGCCGACCTGACGATCGTCGCGCAAGCGCCGAAGCTCAAGCCCTATCTCGATGAAATGCGCACGCGTCTGGCCGCGGCGCTGGGCGTCGATCAGACCTCGCTCAACATCAAAGCATCGAGTCCGGAAAGCCTCGGCGCGCTTGGCCGTGGCGACGGGATGGCTTCGGCGGCGATCGTCATGCTCGAGGCGGATTGA
- a CDS encoding zinc ribbon domain-containing protein: MPIYEYQCEKCRRRSSVLTMRVSEKVTPTCEHCGSRKMHRLMSRFAMPKSEEARLDSLSDPTNLGGLDENDPKSVARMMRKMGQEMGEEFSGPEFDQAVEELESGGGLDDDGSSGESGDDL; this comes from the coding sequence ATGCCGATATACGAATACCAGTGCGAGAAGTGCCGGCGCCGATCGAGCGTGCTGACGATGCGCGTCAGCGAGAAGGTCACGCCGACGTGCGAGCATTGCGGCAGCAGGAAGATGCACCGGCTGATGTCGCGCTTTGCGATGCCCAAGAGCGAGGAGGCGCGGCTCGATTCGCTCAGCGACCCGACTAACCTCGGCGGCCTCGACGAGAACGATCCCAAGAGCGTCGCGCGGATGATGCGCAAGATGGGCCAGGAGATGGGCGAGGAGTTCTCCGGGCCTGAGTTCGACCAAGCGGTCGAGGAACTCGAAAGCGGCGGCGGCCTCGACGACGACGGTTCATCGGGCGAGTCCGGCGACGATCTCTGA